Genomic segment of Prochlorococcus marinus CUG1433:
CATTGTTGGAACTCTTCTTGTAGATTTAGCGGGAGAAAAAACTGCATCAAAGTGGGCACCAACAATTTGCTATTTATCAATCGGCAGCTCTCTTTTAAGTTTAGCCTTGCAATGGAGTAATCCAGTAAATAGTGCATTTCTTGGTTCTTTTAATTCAGATAATTTAGCAATAGCATTTAGAGCAATAATAGCTTTATCAACTTTAGTTTCTTTACTTATCAGCTGGCGTTATACAGAGCAAAGTGGAAGCCCTATTGGGGAGTTCGCAGCCATAGTTCTTTCGGCGACTCTTGGGGCAATGCTTCTGTGTGGATCTACTGACCTTATTAGTGTATTTATATCTCTTGAGACTCTTTCGGTGGCGAGCTATTTACTTTCTGGTTATCTCAAAAGAGATCCTAGAAGTTCAGAAGCAGCTTTAAAATACTTGCTTGTTGGTTCAGCTGCTGCGGCAGTCTATTTGTACGGCTCCTCTTTTCTTTATGGATTAAGTGGTTCAACAAACTTAACAACAATTGGTTTAGAAATAATAAATAAGCCCTCATTCATTACCTCTTTAGCTCTTGTATTTGTCTTATCAACTGTTGCATTTAAAATAGCTGCTGTTCCTTTTCATCAATGGACTCCTGATGTGTATGAGGGATCACCTACACCTGTAGTGGCTTTTTTATCTGTCGGTTCAAAAACAGCAGGGTTCGCATTCGCTATAAGAATACTAAGCACCACTTTCTCTTCTTTCGATGAGGAATGGAAACTTTTATTTACTATTTTGGCTATCTTGAGCATGGTTCTAGGAAATATAGTAGCTCTAGCTCAAACCTCAATGAAAAGGATGCTAGCTTACAGTTCTATTGGTCAAGCTGGATTTGTAATGATTGGAATAGTATCTGGTACACAAGATGGGTTATCAGCTGCTGTTTTATATTTGGCCGCATATTTGTTTATGAATTTAGGAGCTTTTTCATGCGTAATACTTTTCTCATTAAGAACTGGTTCTGACAGGATTCTTGATTACTCAGGACTTTACCAAAAAGATCCTCTCATTACATTAGGCTTGAGCCTTTGTCTTCTATCACTTGGAGGTTTACCTCCAATGTTAGGATTTTTTGGAAAGATATATTTGTTCTTTGCAGGTTGGGCAAATCATCAGTATCTATTAGTAATCGTTGGATTAGTTACTTCAGTAATATCTATTTATTACTACATTTCAGTGATAAAAATGATGGTAGTTAAAGAACCAAAGGAAGCTTCTGAAATAGTAAAATCATACCCTGAAATTAATTGGGAAATTGTGGGATTACCACCCTTGAGAATTGCACTTTATACTTGCATTGCAGTAACTGCTCTTGGAGGAATCCTCTCTAATCCTCTTTTTAAATTAGCTAACACAGCAGTTTCAGAAACTCCTTTCTTACAAGATGTTATTGCTGTAGCAAACAATATTTCCTAGAGGAATTTCTCAATAAATGTCTAAGAAAGTCGCAAGTTTAGAAAAAATATCTAAAAGATATGGGAAAGATGATCTAACTGTTAAAGCCTTAGATAGCATAAATTTAGAAATTTATAAAGGTGATTATTTAGCTGTAATGGGAGCTAGTGGCTCAGGGAAAAGTACAGCGATGAACATAATTGGATGTCTAGATAGACCATCTGAAGGAGTTTATAAATTAAATGGCATTCCTGTTGAGAAATTATCTGATGATGAGCTAGCGGAGATACGTAACCAAAAATTAGGCTTCGTATTTCAACAATTTCATCTTCTTTCAGATGCAACTGCACTTGAAAACGTAATTTTACCGATGATTTATGCTGGTATTGAGCCTGAGCAAAGATTAGAGCGAGGTAAAAATGCCTTAAAGAAAGTTGGCCTTTCTGAAAGAATGAATAATCGCCCCAACCAATTATCAGGAGGACAACAACAACGAGTTGCTATTGCTAGGGCTATCATCAATAACCCTGCAATATTATTAGCAGACGAGCCTACCGGAGCATTAGATTCAAAAACAACTGAAGATGTACTAGATCTTTTTGACAAACTGCATGAATCAGGAATAACTATAGTTTTAGTTACACACGAAGATGAAGTTGCAAATCGCGCAAAAAAAATAGCCAAATTTAAGGATGGGAAAATAGTTGAATTAAAAATAAATTAAATTCAGAACCTTCTAAGTACCTTAAGTTGAGTTTCATTTTCAATTCTTAAATTCCCATTCCAATCTATATCTTTAATTTTCCATGTATGAGGGCAAAAACCACTAGGTAAAAATTTTTTATTGAGAAACTTGTTTGCCGATTTGATCACATATTCTTTTTTGTTATTACATACAACTGAATCATGAAAAGCTTTAAGAACTTTAGCTGTCCAATAATATTGATTAATATTCTTAGTTTGAAGTACTTTTGATAATGAAATACCTTCTGATGGAGTGTAATTTAGAACATTCATGCCAAGACCTATTCTTACATAAACAATTTCCTTACCTCTGGTTATCACCCTTGGTAAAAATCCAATCAACTTTTTTGAACCAAAGAAAATATCATTAGGCCATTTCAAACAAACATTTATTTTTTCTTGTCTAAGCATTTCACATATCTTAATTCCTAGAGACAAATTAAATATTTGACTTGTAAATTCTTTTGAAAATATTGGGTAAGCTGCACTTAACCAAATTCCTCCTTTTGGGGAAACCCAAGTTTTTGAGTTTTGGCCAAACCCCGAGGATTGTTCTCTTGCTATTATGGCTAATGGCTGGTTTCTCTTTATTTCGGAATATCCAAGCCAGTTTGTTAGCTCATTTTCGGTACTTTTACATTTTATTTTGTATTGAAGTCTCCAACTTGGGTATTGACCCTGAATTTTTTTTAAATAAAAAACTGTCTCAGCTGCAGATCCAATAACTTTCACAAATTCTTTATTAAAACAACAAGCATCTTTTTGAAGATTATATTAACTTTAATCTTAATAAGTAAATTTTACAAATTGGACAAAAAGTATTTGCCGATAT
This window contains:
- a CDS encoding biotin--[acetyl-CoA-carboxylase] ligase yields the protein MKVIGSAAETVFYLKKIQGQYPSWRLQYKIKCKSTENELTNWLGYSEIKRNQPLAIIAREQSSGFGQNSKTWVSPKGGIWLSAAYPIFSKEFTSQIFNLSLGIKICEMLRQEKINVCLKWPNDIFFGSKKLIGFLPRVITRGKEIVYVRIGLGMNVLNYTPSEGISLSKVLQTKNINQYYWTAKVLKAFHDSVVCNNKKEYVIKSANKFLNKKFLPSGFCPHTWKIKDIDWNGNLRIENETQLKVLRRF
- a CDS encoding NAD(P)H-quinone oxidoreductase subunit N; translation: MPNEIFTINLNAQAIIPEAFILLGIVGTLLVDLAGEKTASKWAPTICYLSIGSSLLSLALQWSNPVNSAFLGSFNSDNLAIAFRAIIALSTLVSLLISWRYTEQSGSPIGEFAAIVLSATLGAMLLCGSTDLISVFISLETLSVASYLLSGYLKRDPRSSEAALKYLLVGSAAAAVYLYGSSFLYGLSGSTNLTTIGLEIINKPSFITSLALVFVLSTVAFKIAAVPFHQWTPDVYEGSPTPVVAFLSVGSKTAGFAFAIRILSTTFSSFDEEWKLLFTILAILSMVLGNIVALAQTSMKRMLAYSSIGQAGFVMIGIVSGTQDGLSAAVLYLAAYLFMNLGAFSCVILFSLRTGSDRILDYSGLYQKDPLITLGLSLCLLSLGGLPPMLGFFGKIYLFFAGWANHQYLLVIVGLVTSVISIYYYISVIKMMVVKEPKEASEIVKSYPEINWEIVGLPPLRIALYTCIAVTALGGILSNPLFKLANTAVSETPFLQDVIAVANNIS
- a CDS encoding ABC transporter ATP-binding protein, translating into MSKKVASLEKISKRYGKDDLTVKALDSINLEIYKGDYLAVMGASGSGKSTAMNIIGCLDRPSEGVYKLNGIPVEKLSDDELAEIRNQKLGFVFQQFHLLSDATALENVILPMIYAGIEPEQRLERGKNALKKVGLSERMNNRPNQLSGGQQQRVAIARAIINNPAILLADEPTGALDSKTTEDVLDLFDKLHESGITIVLVTHEDEVANRAKKIAKFKDGKIVELKIN